One genomic window of Cannabis sativa cultivar Pink pepper isolate KNU-18-1 chromosome 2, ASM2916894v1, whole genome shotgun sequence includes the following:
- the LOC133034932 gene encoding probable transcription factor At3g04930 — MASHQDDVVLPGEEDLDSSSQDEEEDDVVDEDEDDDDEENDDVLPEASSPPSTSSAGADRFHVAVAVPPSSSNSVTVALPAVTTNGEPLHLHHRHPPPPPPPSSLVTTVIAAASAADPSAVSDRHGNDIVLAVQPEEKKPAAFDDSRKLFQRLWTDEDEIGLLQGFLDYTTQRGKTTHHGQNDTALFYDQIKSKLQLDFNKNQLVEKLRRLKKKYRNVLNKISSGKEFSFKSPHDQATFEISRKIWCDLGRIGPEDNALEDEDPNPNNPNFHIEVKAEDAGGFILEKKTPPPRSRKRSRPKPAVAAADDRRCTNDGSPPKKDNSYNHGSGGGGTANTPININGNVQGLIEETVKSCLSPLFKELLGSAMAGSGPGPCAAPRVFGGLALNPIPLNFGGSSMNFGCGEVVDEKWRKQQILELEVYSKRLELVQDQIKTALEDLRSRGGP; from the coding sequence ATGGCTTCTCACCAAGACGACGTCGTTTTGCCCGGAGAAGAAGACCTCGACTCCTCCTCCCAAGACGAGGAGGAAGACGACGTCGTTGATGAAGATGAAGACGATGATGACGAGGAAAACGACGACGTTTTACCTGAAGCCTCCTCTCCTCCTTCCACCTCTTCCGCCGGGGCTGACCGTTTCCATGTCGCTGTTGCTGTTCCTCCTTCCTCTTCCAATTCCGTTACTGTTGCTCTTCCGGCTGTTACAACCAACGGCGAGCCTCTCCATCTTCATCATCGccatcctcctcctcctcccccTCCTTCTAGCCTTGTTACCACCGTGATCGCTGCTGCTTCAGCTGCCGATCCTTCTGCTGTTTCTGATCGGCATGGAAACGACATCGTCTTGGCTGTCCAACCGGAGGAGAAAAAGCCTGCTGCTTTTGATGACTCGAGGAAGCTATTTCAGAGGCTGTGGACTGACGAGGATGAGATCGGACTGTTGCAAGGGTTTCTTGACTATACCACGCAGCGTGGGAAGACGACGCATCATGGTCAAAACGACACCGCTTTGTTCTATGATCAGATCAAGTCTAAATTGCAGTTGGATTTCAACAAGAACCAGCTCGTTGAGAAGCTTCGAAGGTTGAAGAAGAAGTACCGGAACGTGCTCAACAAAATCTCGTCTGGAAAGGAATTCTCTTTTAAAAGCCCTCATGATCAGGCCACTTTTGAGATCTCTCGCAAGATCTGGTGCGACTTGGGCCGTATTGGTCCCGAAGATAATGCCCTGGAAGACGAAGATCCAAACCCTAACAATCCCAATTTTCACATCGAGGTCAAGGCCGAGGATGCCGGGGGTTTCATTCTCGAGAAGAAAACACCACCGCCGAGGTCTCGTAAGCGATCACGGCCGAAACCTGCCGTGGCAGCAGCGGACGACCGACGCTGTACGAATGATGGCTCGCCTCCGAAAAAGGATAACAGTTACAATCACGGCAGCGGCGGCGGCGGTACTGCTAACACCCCCATTAACATTAACGGAAATGTCCAAGGATTGATAGAAGAGACCGTGAAGAGTTGCTTATCGCCATTATTTAAGGAACTATTGGGTAGCGCAATGGCCGGCAGCGGTCCGGGACCGTGTGCGGCGCCGAGGGTGTTTGGTGGGCTTGCATTGAATCCAATACCGTTGAACTTTGGCGGGTCGTCAATGAATTTCGGGTGTGGGGAAGTGGTGGACGAGAAGTGGAGGAAGCAACAGATTTTGGAGTTGGAAGTTTACTCGAAGCGATTGGAATTGGTTCAGGATCAGATAAAGACTGCTTTGGAGGATTTGAGGTCGAGAGGAGGGCCTTAA
- the LOC133034933 gene encoding guanosine deaminase-like encodes MEDAKVDGTISVASAFAAHHEVVQDRDHEFLTKAVEEAYKGVDSGHGGPFGAVVVRNNEVIVSCHNMVLHNTDPTAHAEVTAIREACKKLNQIELSDCEIYASCEPCPMCFGAIHLSRIKRLVYGAKAEAAIAIGFDDFIADALRGTGFYQKAHLEIKKADGTGAVIAEQVFEKTKAKFAMY; translated from the exons ATGGAGGACGCTAAAG TTGATGGAACCATTTCTGTCGCATCTGCATTTGCTGCTCACCATGAAG TTGTACAGGATAGAGACCATGAATTCTTAACAAAAGCTGTGGAAGAAGCATACAAAGGAGTTGACAGTGGACATGGAGGCCCATTTGGTGCTGTTGTTGTTCGAAACAATGAAGTAATAGTGAGCTGCCACAATATGGTTTTGCATAACACTGATCCAACTGCTCACGCTGAGGTCACTGCAATAAGAGAG GCTTGCAAAAAGCTGAATCAAATTGAGCTCTCGGACTGCGAAATCTATGCATCTTGCGAGCCATGTCCGATGTGCTTTGGAGCTATTCATCTCTCAAGAATTAAG AGATTGGTTTATGGAGCGAAAGCTGAGGCTGCCATTGCAATCGGGTTTGATGATTTTATTGCAGATGCATTGAGAGGCACTGGATTTTATCAAAAAGCTCACTTGGAAATCAAGAAAGCTGATGGAACTGGTGCTGTTATTGCTGAACAAGTGTTCGAGAAGACCAAGGCAAAGTTCGCAATGTACTGA